In Drosophila ananassae strain 14024-0371.13 chromosome 3R, ASM1763931v2, whole genome shotgun sequence, the DNA window CTTCTTTAGTAGCATGATTAACTTTAGTGCCTTACATTAAAGCTTCAAATTAAATACGTTctaaaataatacaataaaGACAGGACTATTAAATGAAAGGAATTCTTTTCCACATTAAAgtttaacattttttaccAAAATTGCTCACGTTACGCAGATGCAGCCCATTGTACTCTACGTTTAACGTAAGCTATAAAAATACCACTACGAAAGCCGTTATTACATTAGAGgctattattgttattattgttgccGCTTGGGAAGGAACAGCTGTTGGGCAGAAAAAATATAGATCCATTGGTTCTACTTTTACAGTTACACCATAGGATATAACCCAAAAAGGGAGTGCACGTGACGGAGAAGGCTCCACAGAAGACGGACGACCATGGAGGTGAACACAAGTTCGCCGATGGACGAGTTCTGCGGTTCCACATTCTGGGTGAGTATGGAGCCTTGGGCTCTTGGCTTCGGAATACCTTTAATAACCCctaatttctttaaaaaccCCGAAACAGAACTCAACGGAGACATGGTGGACCACCGACCCAGACTTTACGCCATGCTTTGAGCAAACGGTGCTGGTATGGACGCCCTGCGCCTTCTACTGGCTCTTCGTCGTCTTCGACTTCTACTACCTGAAGGCCAGCTTGGACCGGAACATACCCTGGAATAAGTTGAACGTGAGCAAGGCGCTGGTGAATGTTGGTCTTCTAGTCCTCACTGCCCTGGACTTAATTATGGCCCTCATCAAGAAGGGCGGGGACGACCAGCCGCCACTGTACAAGCTAGACGTGTGGGGACCCATCATCAAGTTCGCCACCTTCCTCCTTATCTTTCTATTCATCCCCCTGAATCGAAAGTATGGCGTGCAGACAACCGGCTGCCAGTTTCTTTTCTGGTTTCTGCTCACTATTTTTTCGATACCGCGCTGTAGAACCGAGGTTCGAGCGGATAGATTGCGTCAACAGCTCCTGGAATCGCAGCAGGAGGATTTGGAGTACGCCTGGGAGGAGTACCAGTACACCAGCTTCTTCGTCTTCTTCACCTTCACCTCCATAATGCTGATCCTTAACTGCTTTGCGGACGGAATGCCCAGGCAGACCAAGTACCAGCGAGGCGAGAATGAGATTCCCGAGCTGTCGGCCAGCTTCCTTTCTAGGATCACCTACCAATGGTTCGACAAAATGGCCCTCAAGGGATACCGTAACCCACTCGAGGAGAAGGATCTGTGGGATCTGCGTCCGCAGGACAGCTGCTCCGAAGTTATGCCTACCTTCGCCTACCACTGGAATCAGAACGTGCGCAAGAATTACAAGGGCAGAGCTCGTGTGGAGCCGAAGGCTCAGTTCAGCAATGGCAATGTCACCTTTGAGAACCCCCACGGCGAAAAGAATGGTCGCAAGAAGGGCGTGGCCAGTATCATGCCGCCCATCTACAAGTCCTTCGGAGGCGTCTTCATGTTTGGTGCTTTGATGAAGTTGTTCACGGATTGTCTGACTTTCGCCCAGCCCCAGGTCCTGAGTCTCATCATTAGCTTTGTGGAAGATCAGGATAAGGAGAAACAACCGGAATGGAAGGGCATTTTGTACTCTGTTCTGCTCTTCGTCTTGGCTGCTGCTCAGACCTTCATTCTGGGCCAGTATTTCCACCGGATGTTCATCGTCGGACTGAGAATTAGGACGGCTCTCATTAATGCCATCTACCGCAAGGCCCTGCGCATCTCCAACTCGACCAAGAAGGAGTCCACCGTGGGAGAAATTGTCAATCTAATGGCCGTGGACGCGCAGCGCTTCATGGAGCTGACCACATACTTAAACATGATCTGGTCGGCGCCCCTGCAGATCGGTCTGGCCCTGTTCTTCCTCTGGCAGCAGCTGGGACCGTCCGTGCTGGCCGGTCTGGCCGTGATGATTATCCTGATCCCCGTGAACGGAGTGATTGCCAGCCGCATCAAAACCTACCAGATCCGTCAGATGAAGTACAAGGACGAGCGCGTCAAGCTGATGAACGAAGTGCTGAGTGGTATTAAGGtaagtttgtttattttttaaatttttataaaattaagtaaatatatgtatgctaTACAGGTCCTGAAACTGTATGCTTGGGAGCCAAGCTTCGAGAAGCAAGTTCTGGACATCCGTGACAAGGAAATCGCCACCCTGCGATCCACCGCCTACCTGAACGCCAGTACATCCTTCCTGTGGTCCTGCGCCCCCTTCCTGGTAAGAATCGCCAGCCCAGCTGGGCTCCGAGTCCTCTGAGATCTCTTTTCAGGCTCCATGAGTTGTGTTGGACGTGCGACGTTATTGAGCTTTTTGGATCTAATTTGGAAAATCTGTGTGCTTCGTGTTCGAACAAATCTAAAGGTTTCCTTGGTCACGTTCGCGACTTACGTGCTAACCAGCGAGGCGAATCAGCTGAGCGTCGAGAAGGTGTTCGTCTCACTCGCCCTCTTCGACATTATGAAAATCCCGCTGACCGTCTTGCCCATGCTCAGTGTTGACATAGCCGAGGTACAGTCTAAACAGTGACTTGGAAGGAATCCTCCACCTCTTCGGCTATGGTGCATCACTGCCATCACCCATCCATTtaccaacacaaaaaaaaaaacgcaattGACATGGATCGAGAGAACAATCAACCATCTTTTTTGCAATTCTTTAAACGATATTGTGTATTATCTTTTAGGTATCATTAGTCACATTCGCCACTTACGTTCTAATCGATGAAAATAACGTGCTTGATGCCACCAAAACCTTtgtatcattatcattattcAACATTCTTCGTTTTCCGTTAACAATGTTGCCCATGCTGATCACCAACCTGGTGCAAGTAAGTTATACTCGATTGCAATACCAATATCCACTATTCGGTTCAATGACAGTGTGACTTACGGAGGTccttcaaattaaaaaaattaaaaacaaagctCCCAAGCAACACTGTCATTGACGATTTTGTGCCGTTTTGTGATTgtgatttatgtttatttactcaatttatattcttttttagCCAAAAGACAATACCATCCCCCATATATACCATCTAACCATTGTTTCCCCTTTCCTCTTCATTGATTTTTTgacttaatatttatttcaaaattattcATTGCATGCAATTGGGCTTTAAAGTTATCCGAATTAATTCAGTTCCAAGTAGTCATTAGTCGGGTCATGGGATTCCCTTTTTTTGGAAGTTGCGATAGCAACCACTTGTTTGGGTTTCTTCAAAAAATATGTCGTTGCAGAGGGCATTCAAGGGTGCTTACCTTCTGcgattaaataataatttattgtcTGCTTTTGAAAGAGTCTAGTCCGAATAGTTttcttaaataatattttaaatacttcACTTTAAAgatctattttatttaattttcttttaaaagcTCTTGTCGTCTGCAGAGGTATACAGATACTTCGGCAGACTCCGAGGATACTTTTCATTCCATACCATCTCCCCTATCATACCTCCTCTTTTCCTGAACCCTTTTTTCCTCTTACTAACCCATTCTGTGTTTGAAAACATATTTCGAATTTTTATTAACCGATTCCACCGTATTTCATGTGCGAACCATAGACGCAAGTTTCTGTAAACCGTATTAACAAGTTCCTGAACAGCGAGGAACTGGATCCCAACAGCGTTCTCCATGATCCCTCCAAGCGTATGTTTTCAAAATAGTCCATACCCTTAGCTGGGaatttaacaaataaattattccTTTAGCCCATCCCATGAGCATCGAAAATGGTGAGTTCTCCTGGGGCGACGAGATCACGCTCCGCAACATCAACATCGAGGTGCGTAAGAGCAGCTTGGTGGCTCTGGTGGGCACTGTCGGCTCCGGCAAGTCGTCCGTGGTGCAGGCCTTCCTCGGCGAAATGGAGAAACTTGCTGGCGTTGTCAACACGGTGGGCAAGCTGGCCTATGTGCCCCAGCAAGCGTGGATCCAGAATGCTACTGTGAGGGACAACATCCTCTTTGGCCAGACCTACGATCGGAAGCGCTACAACAAAGTGATCGACGCCTGTGCCCTGCGTGCCGATATCGACATCCTGTCGGCCGGAGATCAAACGGAAATAGGTGAAAAGGGTATTAATCTCTCAGGTGGCCAGAAGCAGCGTATCTCCTTGGCCCGCGCCGTCTACAGCGATGCCGATTTGTATCTGCTGGACGATCCCCTCAGCGCCGTCGATGCCCATGTGGGCAAGCACATCTTCGAAGAGGTTATCGGACCCAAGGGCATGCTGGCTCGCAAGTCCCGAGTCCTTGTCACCCATGGCGTCACCTTCTTGCCCCAGGTGGACAGCATCTATGTGATGAAGGCCGGTGAGATTAGCGAGAGCGGCACTTTCGATCAGCTGGTGAAGAACAAGGGCGCCTTCGCCGACTTCATCATCCAGCACTTGCAGGATGGcaacgaggaggaggaggagctcaACCAGATCAAACGCCAGATCTCCAGCACCGCAGATGACCCTGAGCTGATTGGCAGTGTCGAGAAGGCCATCAAGTTGGCCCGAACTGAGAGCTTGTCGGATTCTATGTGAGTTAAGCCCTAGGCTTTGAATAATAgttgtttatttatatttatttttataaaattcttaAACAGAAATTCgtttcttaaatataatttttcacTTTAAATATGGTACTCCAGCTGTGCCtaattttgtttaatatttctacaatattttttgcataatttgatattttttttgtctaaaATTTATACTCTAAATCAAatgaaataattatataaagaattaaaataaaaatctaaatATATCTCATATAACTTATAGCAATCGTGAGGAACATTTAATAGGGTAATTTCACCATAAGacactattaactattaaattattaaaattaaaagaaattatGAAGCTAATTATATATTCTTCTATCCTAGCTCTGTTACTTCTGCGGATAGTTTAATGGGAAGAGGCAACAGCCTGCGGCGCCGTGCCAAGCGCCAGGACTCCCACGACTCCGTTGCCTCCGCCGCATCCTTGAAGAAGAAACAGGAGGTCGAGGGCAAGCTGATCGAGACCGAAAAATCACAAACTGGCGGCGTCGACTTCGCCGTCTATAAGCACTACATCAAGAGCGTGGGCATCTTCCTGTCGGTGGCCACCCTGGTGCTGAACTTTGTTTTCCAAGCATTCCAAATCGGCTCGAATCTCTGGCTCACCAAGTGGGCCAACGACCAGAGGGTCGAGAACGACACTAGCCTCAGGGACATGTATCTCGGTGTTTACGGCGCATTTGGTTTTGGTCAAGGTGAGTTCATTGTGATTCGATTTGATGGCTATTTTTTAGTGATTATCCTTGTTTCATGTTCGTTTTGTCCATTTTGTTGCCCTTAAGCTTAAGTTCTATACCAAATTAATATTGCATGCTTTGTGTTGGGTGTTAaggcttttattttattaatttatctgTAACtatgtttctgttttttaaaaaatgttaaggAAGATGACTATGAAGATGATGACATCCAATTATTGCTTTCATCTTCTTTTCTTTGTTAcgtattttaatatttaactttaatctcttttatttaatttatgtttcttgtttttgggAATATCATTTTTTGCTTATTTGTGTCGTTGTGTTGCTGCTAACTTTGGGGTCCAGAGAACACATGCTGCTCAGCTAACCAGTAGGCaattttgaaactttaaagCCTTAGAATAGACTTTCTTCAATCGATTGGCACTCAGCTTAACCCCACAAAACACACAATGCATTTAACCCACAAaagagaaaacaaaacacaagGCACTAATGCTTAAACACAAATAGACTTCTTTGTTGATAAAACTACTAGTATTATTGCAGCTAGCTTATttgcttaaaaataattatttaaaacaaaaaacttccttCTAATATCCTGTCCGACTAACCGTTTACTAACAATTATCCTTTTGTGAGTCTGTGTGTGTAAATGTGATGCCTTAGAAACCTTTTTTTAGTTATCGATCAATAATCACTTAAATCCGAAACACAAAATTCACAAATTTTAGTCTTGACGAACTTCTTCTCATCCCTTGCCATTTCATTGGGTTGCCTCGAGTGTTCCCGGGTGTTGCACAATACCCTACTCCACTTTAATCTTCGCTGGCCAATGGAGCTCTTCGATACGACGCCACTGGGACGAGTTGTCAATCGGTTTTCGAAAGATATCGATACCATTGATATCATCCTGCCACTCAACATCCGTGTCGTTTTGATGCAGGCTTTCATGGTAATTGAGTGGAACCACTTAGGTGGCAACTAATGTCACATTATAAAGAAATCTAATCCATGCACGGCACTAAAAATCAAATCTGGGAATGGAACCTATGCATATGCTTTTTACAAACGCACCTCTTGGCATGGACCCATCTAATCATGAACCAAAACTAATTATATATAGACTGTGCTCTTATTTTGGTATACAACTACGAgtttttgggttttatttaaaaaaaaatattttattttaattcctAAAGAATTGAAGTTTTTGTGAAAATAAGAGCAGGGAACAAAATTTATCATCGGTGGCCAGGGCTTCGTGTAATCacattttagtttttatgatACGTGATGTAATCTCAGTAGAATCTCCTCAATGGGTCGGTCCTTTTCTAACTAACATTTTGATTTGCAGTTTCCTCATATTTCTTTTGCTCACTAACCTTGGCCCTGGGATGCATCTACTGCTCCAAGGCCCTGCAAGAGGCACTTCTCTACAATGTTTTCCGTTGGTCCATGGCGATGTTTGACACAACGCCCCTTGGTCGAATCGTCAATCGGTTCTCTAAGGACGTCGACACCATCGACAATGTCCTGCCAATGCTGTGGCGAATGGTCATCAGTCAGGCCTTTGCGGTAAATGTCCATTTTGTAATATATAATCAGCTCATCGTCATGAAAATAGGGTAGAAAATTTTCACTGAAGGTTAGCAAAGTTCTCCCGCCTTTCTCGTCCTTGCTTTTCAATGTTCTTGTTAGATTCTtgaacaaaatacaaaaaaaggtACATCTTCTTTCAGTTAcctcatatttattttgtcCCTCACCTTGGTCCTGGCATGCATTTTCTGCTCCAAGGAGCTGCTGGAGGTGCTGCTCTTCAGCGTATTCCGTTGGCCCATGGAGATCGCATTGTTAACCGCTTCTCCAAGGACGTCGATTGCATTGACAATGTCCTGCCAATGCTGTGGCGGGTGGTCATCAGTCAGGTCTTTGTGGTAAATGACCAGCAAATCCCCAATTTGTTGGGATTTCATTCTATTCTAGTCTCCTGCTTCCGACTACACTTTTTAcacaaaatttctaattggTAATAGCTTCTTAGTAGACTCCCTCCTATGCTGCACGTTGGTGATCCTTAGCATTTTAAACGTCTATTTGGCACTAACTATCTGTTGtgtaaatatttgtaaaaactATCACTAATCCTGGCACTAATCCAATGTGGCAATTACCACTAGCAGCATGATCAGTTGGGCAATCTTTAGTTTGTTTtagaaaacaattatttaaatccTAGAAGTAATGCCAAAAACCTAAACCGATTTACGTTATATGCAGTGGTGTCGAAATATTTGTCCGGCCTGTCGTTGGCCATCGGAGGGCTGCACTGCTCCATGGATGTGTTCACCAAGCTGCTGAGCAGGGGCCTCAAGTGGCCAATGGAACTGTTCGATACGACGCCCATAGGTCGGATTCTGAGTCGCTACTCCAAGGATATCGACACGGTTGATGGCGTGTTGCCACTGATAACTGTTCAGCTATTGAACACCTGTTTCGGGGTAAAGATTCCCTCTTAACCCATGCCCTCCCCCGTGCGGTCTAATGGAAGATGCTCAAGTCCTTTACACTTTTTctactaacaaaaaaaacaattgcCTTTACATTTAAACCACAACTTATGATCTCTTCAACCTGAAAATCAACTAACCACTCCTAAACCTTCAATAACAAAAGCCTTTGCAACCTTCCCACAATACCCAAGCAAGAACATCATTTTCATCCAACTAACACCCCTCTTAAGCTATTAAACTACTAGTTGAgcctttattttttgattgaaaacGCTTTTACTTGAAAGAGAATCATCAATAGCCTTCCATTTAAGAACATGATGTGCGAGTTGTGTGTGcgaattattgttttttttaatcgaGTTCAAATACACATTAATCTGAGGCTGTGGTAATACAATCTGGATATCTACTGGTCCCAGAGCCCCTACTATTAAGATCTCTTTCTAAGTGGCCGGTACCCATCAAGCTTCGGTTGAATTATGATTGCGGCGTAAACCATTCCGTAGGGTATCAGTATCACCTCATTCAGTCAGCCATCGAATTCAAAGTGACTTTCAAATTATTCACCGAGTGCCCCTGGCTCATCCCTTCCACGTTTTTGAAACCAGGTGTGCTCGCCTACTTCGCGGTGGTGATCGTCTACCTGGGTGGCTTCCGGGCCGCCAAGGTCATCCACAATGATCTCCTCAGAGTCATTATCCGTGGCTCCGTATGCCGATTTTACGACGTAACCCCGATCGGGCGACTCTTGAACAGTTTCAGCGGCGATATGGACGTTATCGACGAAGAGTTGCCCGCCACCCTGGACTCCTTTATGACCTTTATTTGGATGgtatttgcatatttgaacTCCCCCATATATATTTTCAGCAACTATTTACTTCAAAATATTCCAATATTgattttgtttcaattattttgattaattttaatttgtaggctttaaaaaatttatggtTTGTACGGGAAAGACTTTTGAGTTGAAGAAAGTTTTCTCCAAGTTTGCATTCATATACACTTTAAAAAATCTCTACATCTTTCTATCATTTAAactctctctttctctatAATCCACTGAACGGAGGTAGTTATATGCAATTACGGCGCCGCCATAACCCTTTTCACAGCCACCCTACACGCCTCATCCAGGGTCTTCCATCGACTTTTTAACAACATCTTGCACTGTCCCTCCGAGTTCTTTGATATCACGCCCAAAGGCCGGTTATTGGATCGCTGTTCCAACGACATAAACTGTTTGGACTTGGTATTACCTATTAATATAAGAATGGTCCTAAATACGGCGTTTCAGGTAATCCTCAGATCGTTAGAAAGATtctttcttttagttttttgaacaGAATAGAGATCCCTACTAGATATGGAATGTTTCgaatcttatttattttcacaAATTTGTACAGCACCTCACGATGTGTTCTACTAACACTCCTAACCCTCCTGTTCTGTttgtctttatttatttaaaaataataattaaattatataaagtgTCTTGTCCAGAACTATATGACATATCTATATACCCTCGAAATTCCCAGTCCTCAGCTATAAAGGCAGTGTGGTTATCGTTTACCTGGGAGCTCTGATCGGGGCCAGAAAAATGTTTGTCTTCCTTTTAAGTCGCATCATGCGCGCTCCGCAATCGTTTTTCGATATAAAGCCCCGTGCACGAATCCTTGATCGGCTGGCCAACGATATATATAAATTGGATCTAGTTTTGCCCGAACTAATACGCGTCTTTAACTCCCAAGTGTTCCGGGTACGTTCCATGTCACTAACCATAACCAAAAAAGGCTTACTAATCCCGACTAACTAGTGTTGTGACACCCATTGTACAAATAAAATTCAGCTCGTAGCAATTTGAGGCTTATTACTCATCACTAGACAATAGCTTGTAAAAATATAGATGGATAGTTGGATGACGGGGCGGGCGCATGTTGTATTCTCGTTCAACTCTAATCTCTCAAATTCATTTTCCTGTGGTTGTGTCCTTTCCAAGGTGATCGAATCTACAGGGCCTTGAAACTCCACAAATGAAGTTATCTActgaatttttattaaattattaatataaactTTAAACAAACTATGTTCTTAAAGTAAAATATCAACTTAAatcaagttttttttaaatgaaaattcaGATGAGATAGTTTATTATGGACTCTATGGCTGGGCTTCTTTCGTTCGACTCACTACTCGAAGAACTCCTTTCGAGCACCAATCTTTAGACCGAACTGTGGCTATAACATTTCGAAACTATTCCAAAATCTAATGCACCACACCTACTGGTCAATCGCAGGTTTAACGTCATTCTTTTCGGACCTGGCACCGGCACTAGGCACTTTGCATGCCGCTTATGTGCTCCACTCGATGCTACTCGATAATGTGCTTAAGTCGCCCATGACCATGTTCGATACAACGCCGGTGGGTCGAATCTTGTCCCGATTCTCGAAAGATGTTGAGTCGGTTGACCAAAAAATGCCGCAAGTTATTAGTGATTGTCTCTGGTGTGCGTATGAggtaatttttttcatcatccGACCCGGCACTACTGTCTTCAAATTGCTACAAACTATTTATCCACCTACCGATCAAAAGTAACTCCAATAATATCTTCCATGTACAATAACCACATCATTGGCGGCGCTAAAT includes these proteins:
- the LOC6497037 gene encoding multidrug resistance-associated protein 1 isoform X9, translated to MEVNTSSPMDEFCGSTFWNSTETWWTTDPDFTPCFEQTVLVWTPCAFYWLFVVFDFYYLKASLDRNIPWNKLNVSKALVNVGLLVLTALDLIMALIKKGGDDQPPLYKLDVWGPIIKFATFLLIFLFIPLNRKYGVQTTGCQFLFWFLLTIFSIPRCRTEVRADRLRQQLLESQQEDLEYAWEEYQYTSFFVFFTFTSIMLILNCFADGMPRQTKYQRGENEIPELSASFLSRITYQWFDKMALKGYRNPLEEKDLWDLRPQDSCSEVMPTFAYHWNQNVRKNYKGRARVEPKAQFSNGNVTFENPHGEKNGRKKGVASIMPPIYKSFGGVFMFGALMKLFTDCLTFAQPQVLSLIISFVEDQDKEKQPEWKGILYSVLLFVLAAAQTFILGQYFHRMFIVGLRIRTALINAIYRKALRISNSTKKESTVGEIVNLMAVDAQRFMELTTYLNMIWSAPLQIGLALFFLWQQLGPSVLAGLAVMIILIPVNGVIASRIKTYQIRQMKYKDERVKLMNEVLSGIKVLKLYAWEPSFEKQVLDIRDKEIATLRSTAYLNASTSFLWSCAPFLVSLVTFATYVLIDENNVLDATKTFVSLSLFNILRFPLTMLPMLITNLVQTQVSVNRINKFLNSEELDPNSVLHDPSKPHPMSIENGEFSWGDEITLRNINIEVRKSSLVALVGTVGSGKSSVVQAFLGEMEKLAGVVNTVGKLAYVPQQAWIQNATVRDNILFGQTYDRKRYNKVIDACALRADIDILSAGDQTEIGEKGINLSGGQKQRISLARAVYSDADLYLLDDPLSAVDAHVGKHIFEEVIGPKGMLARKSRVLVTHGVTFLPQVDSIYVMKAGEISESGTFDQLVKNKGAFADFIIQHLQDGNEEEEELNQIKRQISSTADDPELIGSVEKAIKLARTESLSDSISVTSADSLMGRGNSLRRRAKRQDSHDSVASAASLKKKQEVEGKLIETEKSQTGGVDFAVYKHYIKSVGIFLSVATLVLNFVFQAFQIGSNLWLTKWANDQRVENDTSLRDMYLGVYGAFGFGQGVLAYFAVVIVYLGGFRAAKVIHNDLLRVIIRGSVCRFYDVTPIGRLLNSFSGDMDVIDEELPATLDSFMTFIWMVLATIVVISLSTPIFLAVIVPIAILYYFAQRFYVATSRQLMRLESVSRSPIYSHFGETVTGASTIRAYNVGDRFIEESDAKVDKNQVCKYPSVIANRWLAIRLEMVGNLIILFASLFAVLGGQTNPGLVGLSVSYALQVTQTLNWLVRMTSDIETNIVSVERIKEYGETKQEAPWELEADKNKPKNWPEEGRVEFQNFQVRYREGLDLVLRGVSFNIKGGEKVGIVGRTGAGKSSLTLALFRIIESAGGRIAIDGVDIATMGLHMLRSRLTIIPQDPVLFSGSLRMNLDPFEVNTDDEIWKALELSHLKLFVKSLAAGLNHEIAEGGENLSVGQRQLVCLARALLRKTKVLVLDEATAAVDLETDDLIQKTIRTEFKECTVLTIAHRLNTILDSDKVIVLDKGQITEFASPTELLDNPKSAFYSMAKDANLV
- the LOC6497037 gene encoding multidrug resistance-associated protein 1 isoform X15, translated to MEVNTSSPMDEFCGSTFWNSTETWWTTDPDFTPCFEQTVLVWTPCAFYWLFVVFDFYYLKASLDRNIPWNKLNVSKALVNVGLLVLTALDLIMALIKKGGDDQPPLYKLDVWGPIIKFATFLLIFLFIPLNRKYGVQTTGCQFLFWFLLTIFSIPRCRTEVRADRLRQQLLESQQEDLEYAWEEYQYTSFFVFFTFTSIMLILNCFADGMPRQTKYQRGENEIPELSASFLSRITYQWFDKMALKGYRNPLEEKDLWDLRPQDSCSEVMPTFAYHWNQNVRKNYKGRARVEPKAQFSNGNVTFENPHGEKNGRKKGVASIMPPIYKSFGGVFMFGALMKLFTDCLTFAQPQVLSLIISFVEDQDKEKQPEWKGILYSVLLFVLAAAQTFILGQYFHRMFIVGLRIRTALINAIYRKALRISNSTKKESTVGEIVNLMAVDAQRFMELTTYLNMIWSAPLQIGLALFFLWQQLGPSVLAGLAVMIILIPVNGVIASRIKTYQIRQMKYKDERVKLMNEVLSGIKVLKLYAWEPSFEKQVLDIRDKEIATLRSTAYLNASTSFLWSCAPFLVSLVTFATYVLIDENNVLDATKTFVSLSLFNILRFPLTMLPMLITNLVQTQVSVNRINKFLNSEELDPNSVLHDPSKPHPMSIENGEFSWGDEITLRNINIEVRKSSLVALVGTVGSGKSSVVQAFLGEMEKLAGVVNTVGKLAYVPQQAWIQNATVRDNILFGQTYDRKRYNKVIDACALRADIDILSAGDQTEIGEKGINLSGGQKQRISLARAVYSDADLYLLDDPLSAVDAHVGKHIFEEVIGPKGMLARKSRVLVTHGVTFLPQVDSIYVMKAGEISESGTFDQLVKNKGAFADFIIQHLQDGNEEEEELNQIKRQISSTADDPELIGSVEKAIKLARTESLSDSISVTSADSLMGRGNSLRRRAKRQDSHDSVASAASLKKKQEVEGKLIETEKSQTGGVDFAVYKHYIKSVGIFLSVATLVLNFVFQAFQIGSNLWLTKWANDQRVENDTSLRDMYLGVYGAFGFGQVLSYKGSVVIVYLGALIGARKMFVFLLSRIMRAPQSFFDIKPRARILDRLANDIYKLDLVLPELIRVFNSQVFRVLATIVVISLSTPIFLAVIVPIAILYYFAQRFYVATSRQLMRLESVSRSPIYSHFGETVTGASTIRAYNVGDRFIEESDAKVDKNQVCKYPSVIANRWLAIRLEMVGNLIILFASLFAVLGGQTNPGLVGLSVSYALQVTQTLNWLVRMTSDIETNIVSVERIKEYGETKQEAPWELEADKNKPKNWPEEGRVEFQNFQVRYREGLDLVLRGVSFNIKGGEKVGIVGRTGAGKSSLTLALFRIIESAGGRIAIDGVDIATMGLHMLRSRLTIIPQDPVLFSGSLRMNLDPFEVNTDDEIWKALELSHLKLFVKSLAAGLNHEIAEGGENLSVGQRQLVCLARALLRKTKVLVLDEATAAVDLETDDLIQKTIRTEFKECTVLTIAHRLNTILDSDKVIVLDKGQITEFASPTELLDNPKSAFYSMAKDANLV
- the LOC6497037 gene encoding multidrug resistance-associated protein 1 isoform X16, whose translation is MEVNTSSPMDEFCGSTFWNSTETWWTTDPDFTPCFEQTVLVWTPCAFYWLFVVFDFYYLKASLDRNIPWNKLNVSKALVNVGLLVLTALDLIMALIKKGGDDQPPLYKLDVWGPIIKFATFLLIFLFIPLNRKYGVQTTGCQFLFWFLLTIFSIPRCRTEVRADRLRQQLLESQQEDLEYAWEEYQYTSFFVFFTFTSIMLILNCFADGMPRQTKYQRGENEIPELSASFLSRITYQWFDKMALKGYRNPLEEKDLWDLRPQDSCSEVMPTFAYHWNQNVRKNYKGRARVEPKAQFSNGNVTFENPHGEKNGRKKGVASIMPPIYKSFGGVFMFGALMKLFTDCLTFAQPQVLSLIISFVEDQDKEKQPEWKGILYSVLLFVLAAAQTFILGQYFHRMFIVGLRIRTALINAIYRKALRISNSTKKESTVGEIVNLMAVDAQRFMELTTYLNMIWSAPLQIGLALFFLWQQLGPSVLAGLAVMIILIPVNGVIASRIKTYQIRQMKYKDERVKLMNEVLSGIKVLKLYAWEPSFEKQVLDIRDKEIATLRSTAYLNASTSFLWSCAPFLVSLVTFATYVLIDENNVLDATKTFVSLSLFNILRFPLTMLPMLITNLVQTQVSVNRINKFLNSEELDPNSVLHDPSKPHPMSIENGEFSWGDEITLRNINIEVRKSSLVALVGTVGSGKSSVVQAFLGEMEKLAGVVNTVGKLAYVPQQAWIQNATVRDNILFGQTYDRKRYNKVIDACALRADIDILSAGDQTEIGEKGINLSGGQKQRISLARAVYSDADLYLLDDPLSAVDAHVGKHIFEEVIGPKGMLARKSRVLVTHGVTFLPQVDSIYVMKAGEISESGTFDQLVKNKGAFADFIIQHLQDGNEEEEELNQIKRQISSTADDPELIGSVEKAIKLARTESLSDSISVTSADSLMGRGNSLRRRAKRQDSHDSVASAASLKKKQEVEGKLIETEKSQTGGVDFAVYKHYIKSVGIFLSVATLVLNFVFQAFQIGSNLWLTKWANDQRVENDTSLRDMYLGVYGAFGFGQVICNYGAAITLFTATLHASSRVFHRLFNNILHCPSEFFDITPKGRLLDRCSNDINCLDLVLPINIRMVLNTAFQVLATIVVISLSTPIFLAVIVPIAILYYFAQRFYVATSRQLMRLESVSRSPIYSHFGETVTGASTIRAYNVGDRFIEESDAKVDKNQVCKYPSVIANRWLAIRLEMVGNLIILFASLFAVLGGQTNPGLVGLSVSYALQVTQTLNWLVRMTSDIETNIVSVERIKEYGETKQEAPWELEADKNKPKNWPEEGRVEFQNFQVRYREGLDLVLRGVSFNIKGGEKVGIVGRTGAGKSSLTLALFRIIESAGGRIAIDGVDIATMGLHMLRSRLTIIPQDPVLFSGSLRMNLDPFEVNTDDEIWKALELSHLKLFVKSLAAGLNHEIAEGGENLSVGQRQLVCLARALLRKTKVLVLDEATAAVDLETDDLIQKTIRTEFKECTVLTIAHRLNTILDSDKVIVLDKGQITEFASPTELLDNPKSAFYSMAKDANLV